A window from Triticum aestivum cultivar Chinese Spring chromosome 6D, IWGSC CS RefSeq v2.1, whole genome shotgun sequence encodes these proteins:
- the LOC123144850 gene encoding uncharacterized protein translates to MSRGSAWAGRPDRVFTSVEDPQQRRLAEWMDQDKQARRRAEFGIRIAAIAAQVASEVSAAVASEVSAAVAAALQSARAGHHEYLDLESTTTSTPTAPVADDLASPTAASNLSEVIVGVVTECGCTDLEPTAATLTLTSALDISGACSAVNSLALPTTSGCSAVVHTTCSTQCASRTVTMSVSATAPATMSASSKVTGDVVPELCCLDLEPSDVLELIRTPPKCSTEGLNDDPVVMHEQQERSKEYEHSVQDANMPCVLHVINSCEFPGTTNQVKTAALRPTKSITEHKLIGVDSLHTPWTPARSTTCRMFNVQGTLYVMQLSGELQDLEIVEPTGSAPLTVIYSVPGVQTARLNPTVFKWSDLFCFATQFLSASTLDLLLAKRDAPTVIGNLCCEIQSKGIIIERPYWQLIAEVSLEALKLSWLPPQGIICVPLRISLLKKSIGIYRQFYWEGRNSFAVVWALTLQVHEHKNRCSLLEHDTSVVLLIAHGTTIVQCILVHQERSIGSLKIDMSTRDIIAALHRKKPRPCWTTFFYGHQLHYSDQSDSVTNVFQNQHRTEYSIGRVILEDFQWAPAWSFSMEFLLFGDECSFEALLGCHIYSACLLDKSMGITLGSDASYGECIIISPCRPQFQPEPCEGSCS, encoded by the exons ATGTCACGGGGATCAGCTTGGGCTGGCCGCCCTGATCGAGTGTTCACGTCGGTGGAGGACCCGCAGCAGCGACGCCTCGCTGAGTGGATGGACCAAGACAAGCAGGCGCGGCGTCGCGCCGAGTTTGGCATCCGTATTGCAGCCATCGCGGCGCAGGTGGCTTCCGAGGTGTCGGCGGCGGTAGCATCGGAGGTGTCGGCTGCCGTTGCCGCGGCGCTACAGTCTGCGCGGGCGGGGCACCACGAGTACCTCGACCTTGAGTCGACGACCACATCGACCCCAACTGCTCCAGTGGCAGACGACCTCGCCTCTCCCACCGCAGCATCAAATTTGTCTGAGGTCATCGTCGGTGTCGTCACCGAGTGTGGCTGCACCGACCTCGAGCCCACGGCCGCGACCTTAACTCTGACCTCCGCACTGGACATCTCGGGCGCCTGTTCAGCGGTGAACTCGCTCGCGCTCCCTACAACCAGTGGCTGCTCCGCCGTGGTGCACACCACGTGTTCGACGCAATGCGCAAGCCGCACCGTCACCATGTCGGTGTCAGCGACAGCTCCAGCCACAATGTCAGCTTCGTCCAAGGTCACCGGCGATGTCGTTCCCGAGCTCTGCTGCCTTGACCTTGAACCATCAGATGTCCTCGAGCTTATCAGAACGCCGCccaagtgttcgacagaaggtCTGAATGACGACCCCGTGGTCATGCATGAACAGCAGGAGCGCTCCAAGGAATATGAACATTCAGTACAAGATGCCAACATGCCCTGTGTGCTTCATGTCATCAACAGTTGTGAGTTCCCTGGAACTACCAACCAGGTCAAAACTGCAGCCCTTCGCCCAACTAAATCAATCACCGAGCACAAGCTAATTGGTGTGGATTCACTGCACACACCGTGGACTCCAGCGAGGAGCACAACTTGTAGAATGTTCAACGTGCAAGGTACACTGTATGTTATGCAGTTATCAGGGGAATTGCAAGACTTGGAAATAGTGGAACCTACAGGGAGTGCACCTCTCACTGTGATTTATAGTGTTCCTGGAGTTCAAACAGCACGGCTGAATCCAACTGTATTCAAGTGGTCAGATCTTTTTTGTTTTGCCACACAATTTCTTAGTGCAAGCACTCTTGATTTATTACTAGCGAAGCGAGATGCACCTACTGTGATTGGGAATTTGTGCTGTGAGATTCAGAGCAAGGGAATAATAATAGAGAGACCATATTGGCAATTGATTGCGGAAGTAAGTTTGGAAGCACTCAAGCTTTCATGGCTGCCACCTCAAGGTATTATTTGTGTACCACTCAGAATTTCTCTGCTGAAGAAATCAATTGGCATATATCGACAATTCTATTGGGAGGGTAGAAATTCTTTTGCAGTAGTGTGGGCACTGACTTTGCAAGTGCACGAGCATAAGAACAGATGCAGTTTACTAGAACATGATACATCAGTGGTGCTCCTTATTGCTCATGGTACTACTATCGTTCAGTGCATCCTTGTGCATCAGGAGAGGTCCATTGGAAGTTTGAAGATTGATATGTCAACTAGAGATATAATTGCAGCATTACATAGGAAGAAGCCAAGGCCTTGTTGGACGACATTTTTCTATGGCCACCAGTTACACTATTCTGACCAGTCAGATTCAGTTACAAATGTTTTTCAGAACCAGCACAGAACTGAATATTCTATTGGAAGAGTCATTCTTGAGGATTTCCAGTGGGCACCTGCTTGGTCCTTTTCCATGGAGTTTTTGCTATTTGGAGATGAATGTTCGTTTGAAGCTCTGTTGGGCTGCCACATCTATAGTGCGTGTTTGTTGGATAAAAGCATGGGGATCACTCTAGGAAGCGATGCAAGCTACGGTGAATGCATAATAATCAGTCCTTGCCGTCCCCAATTTCAACCCGAACCATGTGAAG GTTCCTGCTCTTGA